In a single window of the Necator americanus strain Aroian chromosome X, whole genome shotgun sequence genome:
- a CDS encoding hypothetical protein (NECATOR_CHRX.G23084.T1), with protein sequence MDNIDDEYERLVECRHDCTRKVKSFKSTKRRLFPKTLELVGQRGAAKAAGRSVGRSCRGETEHSLRSSELRQS encoded by the coding sequence atggacaacatcgacgacgaatatgaacggcttGTAGAATGTCGTCACGACTGTACGAGGAAAgtgaaaagtttcaaaagcACCAAGAGACGCTTGTTTCCGAAAACTCTAGAGCTGGTAggtcagcgtggagcagcaaaAGCAGCAGGAAGAAGTGTTGGcagaagctgcagaggcgagACAGAGCATTCGCTACGCTCATCagaacttcgccaatcgtaa
- a CDS encoding hypothetical protein (NECATOR_CHRX.G23085.T1), with amino-acid sequence MLHGIGKDSAIDNIDEKYDRLVEHLNDRSRKAESFETIKRRQSLDALELISGASRAVDNQELAIRAHNTLQRGNKRRP; translated from the coding sequence ATGCTACACGGCATTGGGAAAGATTCTGCTAttgacaacatcgacgagaaATACgatcggctcgttgaacacctcaACGACCGCTCGAGGAAGGCTGAAAGTTTTGAAACTATCAAGAGACGCCAGTCTTTGGACGCTCTTGAGCTGATAAGTGGAGCCTCACGAGCCGTAGACAACCAGGAACTCGCAATCCGAGCTCACAATACTCTACAGAGAGgcaataaaagaagaccttaa
- a CDS encoding hypothetical protein (NECATOR_CHRX.G23086.T1) encodes MKRCGPTPALTTFVAYAPTSSYEEEEVEAFYMELEKFYREDHAFYKVICGISTPNFAQEERLRNFTSGLTAYNGVNSKKALEFIMTTKTIHENSQFQKPFSLCWMWESLGGGYRNEIDHIIGIGPSPPPRKIFLHKESRESRQVQREKSQDYHQLGSLPYASRLLGRFRNGQYRRDDDSVETEAVVEALDKEGVPTQYIKVLRESYSNFTTGISPFYKNIIIDVKKGFRQEHRGCSKEDQEHRAHLFNNTVLPALTYASETWAFRKKEENAVSVIERAIERVMLGVSLFTQVRDGIRSSLLRQRSKNRGAAAFAKESKIRWVGHVMRFNDNRLTRAVSDWVPRDIKRTTGRPPTRWSDFFTKSLKEKFDALCVPRERRNHWATLARDRNKWKNYWRPLDQFEDQRESR; translated from the exons ATGaaaagatgtggtccaacaccagctttgactaccttcgtcgcttacgctccaacatcaagctacgaagaagaagaagtcgaagctttctatatggaactggagaagttctacagagaagatcatgccttctacaaggtcatatgtgggatttcaacgccaaatttcgcccaagaagaacgcctgaggaacttcacatcgggactcacggcctacaatggagtGAACAGCAAGAAGGCTCTCGAGTTCattatgacgactaagaccatccatgagaactcgcaattccagaagcccttcTCCCTGTGCTGGATGTGGGAGTCTctcggtggagggtaccgtaatgaaattgaccatatcatc gggatcggaccatcgcctccaccgaggaagattttccttcataaggagagcagagaaagccgccaggttcagagagagaaatcccaggactatcatcaactgggatctcttccctacgctagccggcttttgggaagattccgcaatggacaataTCGACGAGACgacgactcagttgagacggaagcggtcgtggaagccttggacaaagAAGGCGTCcccactcagtacataaaggtacttcgagagtcgtacagtaacttcacgaccggaatttcgccattctacaagaacataatcattgacgtgaagaaggGGTTCCGACAGG agcatcgaggatgtagtaaagaagaccaggaacaccgtgctcacctctttaacaacaccgtacttcctgctttgacctatgcttcggaaacttgggcatttcgcaagaaggaagaaaacgcggtgagcgtcattgaacgcgcaattgagagagtgatgctaggtgtATCCcttttcacgcaagtgagggacgggattcgaagttctctcctacgtcagcgatcgaagaatAGAGGCGCCGCcgcatttgccaaggaaagtaaaataaggtgggtcggacacgtgatgcgcttcaacgacaaccgtttgaccagagccgtgagcgactgggttccccgcgatattaagcgcactacaggaagaccgccgacccgatggtcagacttcttcacgaagtccttgaaggaaaaatttgatgctctttgtgtcccacgcgaaaggagaaaccactgggctactctggcacgcgatcggaacaaatggaagaattactggcgcccactcgaccagttcgaagatcaacgggagtcaaggtga